The following are from one region of the Ictalurus furcatus strain D&B chromosome 11, Billie_1.0, whole genome shotgun sequence genome:
- the oxtrb gene encoding oxytocin receptor b, translating into MENFPKEATFWPLNRSWSESSNGNQSIAANRTVNPLKRNEEVAKVEVAVLFVVLLLALAGNLCVLGALHSSKRARSRMHFFMMHLSIADLVVAIFQVLPQLIWDITFRFYGPDFLCRLVKYLQVVGMFASTYLLVLMSVDRCFAVCQPLRSLQRRKDRDYVLGSWLLSLLLSLPQTYIFSLKEVAPGVYDCWGDFVKPWGAKAYITWISLAIYIIPVTILSVCYGLTSFKIWQNFKLKSRRDQPLRLSRELADGAALSRVSSVKLISEAKIRTVKMTFVVVLAYIVCWTPFFFVQMWSAWDPMAPREEMAFIIAMLLASLNSCCNPWIYMFFAGHLFRDLMQDCLTTLRCNCVRQQSPNSHSAGIVMKDTGSQRSLTQTSIT; encoded by the exons ATGGAGAACTTTCCGAAAGAGGCGACTTTCTGGCCGCTGAACAGATCGTGGAGTGAGTCGAGTAATGGAAACCAAAGTATAGCTGCAAACCGAACCGTGAATCCTCTGAAACGCAACGAGGAGGTGGCAAAAGTTGAAGTGGCAGTGTTGTTTGTGGTGCTGCTGCTCGCGCTGGCCGGTAATCTGTGCGTACTGGGGGCGCTTCACTCGAGCAAACGCGCGCGCTCGCGCATGCATTTCTTCATGATGCACCTGAGCATCGCGGATCTGGTGGTGGCCATCTTCCAGGTGCTGCCGCAACTCATCTGGGACATCACATTCCGCTTCTATGGACCAGACTTCTTGTGCCGCTTGGTGAAGTATTTGCAGGTGGTGGGGATGTTTGCCTCCACCTACCTGCTTGTGCTGATGTCCGTGGACAGGTGCTTTGCAGTGTGCCAGCCTCTCCGCTCACTGCAGCGCAGGAAGGACCGTGACTACGTTCTTGGGTCGTGGCTCCTGAGCCTGCTGCTCAGTCTCCCACAAACATACATCTTCTCTCTTAAAGAGGTGGCCCCAGGGGTCTATGACTGCTGGGGCGACTTTGTGAAGCCATGGGGGGCAAAAGCCTACATAACATGGATAAGCCTTGCTATCTACATCATACCTGTTACCATTCTGAGTGTGTGTTATGGCCTCACAAGTTTTAAGATATGGCAAAACTTCAAACTGAAGAGCAGAAGGGATCAGCCTCTAAGACTGTCTCGGGAGCTGGCCGATGGTGCAGCACTTTCACGAGTCAGCAGTGTGAAACTCATCTCTGAGGCGAAAATCAGGACAGTGAAAATGACATTTGTTGTCGTCTTGGCCTACATTGTGTGCTGGACGCCATTCTTCTTCGTGCAGATGTGGTCAGCTTGGGATCCTATGGCACCGAGAGAGG AAATGGCATTCATTATTGCCATGCTGCTGGCTAGCCTGAACAGTTGCTGTAACCCCTGGATCTACATGTTCTTTGCTGGCCACCTGTTCCGTGACCTGATGCAAGACTGTCTGACAACATTACGGTGTAACTGTGTGCGGCAGCAGAGTCCTAACAGCCATTCAGCAGGAATAGTGATGAAGGACACTGGCAGCCAGAGGAGCCTCACACAAACATCGATTACGTAA